The Shewanella zhangzhouensis genome has a window encoding:
- a CDS encoding acyltransferase family protein — protein sequence MRKQQLEFTYMRAIAILWIVAGHSIYNSGAGFPLPLENLVRGGTALFVFISGYFYHRIFHPRMVYKEFMVSKLRNVLLPFLWVSLVGLAMLATQWSLMYDRPLSEVAKGIYYTVRNGYVLYPHWYIPFIMAVFAISPVFSAYIRMSGAARWTLLALSCVIALLIHRPIGNINVLHSVVYFTPFYLMGILYSAHEEWLKERAVPLLWLALLGTLLSLYMQTYVQGHVGNYHKEALSWGGVDWQFVQKFSLVILAVGLCLWLSQRSLSDRTQKSLNALAEMSFAIFFIHPLFSILFSVITGLLRFKLAPGNMWTSLGLSMGIFVFLLVGSVVTARAIKAKLGDRSRSYIGW from the coding sequence ATGCGAAAACAACAACTTGAATTTACCTATATGCGGGCCATCGCCATTTTGTGGATTGTGGCCGGGCACAGTATTTACAACTCGGGCGCCGGTTTTCCCCTGCCGCTGGAAAATCTGGTTCGGGGTGGCACCGCCTTGTTCGTGTTTATCTCGGGCTACTTTTATCACCGGATTTTTCATCCGCGCATGGTGTACAAAGAGTTTATGGTCAGCAAGCTGCGCAACGTGTTGCTGCCATTTTTATGGGTGTCGCTGGTGGGCCTTGCCATGCTCGCGACCCAGTGGAGTCTGATGTACGACAGACCCCTGTCTGAAGTTGCCAAGGGCATCTATTACACAGTGCGTAATGGCTATGTGCTTTATCCCCATTGGTACATTCCCTTTATTATGGCGGTGTTTGCCATCTCGCCGGTGTTTTCGGCCTATATCCGCATGAGCGGAGCCGCGCGCTGGACCCTGCTGGCGCTGAGCTGTGTGATAGCCCTGCTTATCCATCGTCCCATCGGCAACATCAATGTGCTCCATTCTGTGGTGTATTTCACCCCCTTCTACCTGATGGGGATTTTGTATTCGGCCCATGAAGAGTGGCTCAAAGAAAGAGCCGTGCCACTGCTGTGGCTGGCATTGCTGGGCACCCTCTTAAGCCTGTATATGCAAACCTATGTGCAGGGCCATGTGGGCAACTATCACAAAGAGGCTCTGAGCTGGGGCGGAGTAGACTGGCAGTTTGTGCAAAAGTTTAGTCTGGTGATCCTCGCTGTTGGGCTGTGCCTGTGGTTGTCCCAAAGGTCACTCTCCGATCGCACCCAAAAGAGTCTCAACGCCCTGGCCGAGATGAGTTTTGCCATCTTCTTTATTCACCCACTGTTTTCCATCCTGTTTAGTGTCATCACAGGATTGCTGCGCTTCAAACTGGCCCCCGGCAACATGTGGACCAGTCTGGGCCTGTCGATGGGAATTTTTGTATTCCTGCTGGTGGGCAGTGTGGTCACAGCCAGGGCCATCAAGGCAAAACTCGGCGATCGCTCCCGCAGTTACATCGGCTGGTAA
- a CDS encoding S9 family peptidase: MSPLYPRLFLASLLAAPAAMAAPSHQITLDDFFDIANMGTVKLSPNGKHALWLEGRWNKELDKSQNDLWQIDIKSRQPTRLTFTDESESSPVWSPDGQFIYFIGKEKRDDAKAPYNGKGQVFRIPVSGGEAVPMTREAEGVSAFELAPNGGSLYFLTHKDTKDKDRWAGMRSSHGAPQYGHGKRDTNPLYKLDLVNFRQELLLDDDKVVWDFSVSPDGNQIARITTDDNELVYLEGWSQVEVFDTAKKQNRVLEDGAWREKAASPYGWLEGLAWHGDSKRLAFRIDFDGHPGRLFVVDTLGKGQMELSRSGKVTLNGADIQWRPGSDEICYRVADAARVKLQCTEIDGLQQDDTRTLIEGDTVIGSYSFNSRGSQVAFSHNGLDHFTDLFVADANSKRATANRLTDINPQSANWQLPQISIYKWQAPDGSEVEGILELPYGWDKSRGKLPLVVQIHGGPTAATPYSLQHRSYGRASFPAQGWALLSPNYRGSTGYGDKFLTELVGREHDIEVKDILSGVDKLIADGIVDGDKLAVMGWSNGGYLTNALISTTDRFKAASSGAGVFDQRLQWMLEDTPGHVVNFMEGLPWEKPDAYTHGSSLTHANKIKTPTLIHIGEKDARVPLGHAQGLYRALHNYLGVPVELVVYPGEGHGLSKYQHRKAKMEWDLKWFNYYVLGIEP, encoded by the coding sequence ATGTCACCGCTTTACCCACGCCTGTTTTTAGCCAGTTTATTGGCTGCACCGGCCGCCATGGCCGCACCAAGCCACCAAATTACCCTGGATGACTTTTTCGACATTGCCAACATGGGCACAGTGAAACTGAGCCCCAATGGCAAGCATGCACTCTGGCTTGAAGGCCGTTGGAACAAAGAACTGGATAAGAGCCAGAATGACCTGTGGCAAATCGATATCAAGAGCCGCCAGCCAACACGCCTGACTTTCACCGACGAGAGCGAGTCCAGCCCCGTGTGGAGCCCGGACGGCCAGTTCATCTACTTTATCGGTAAGGAAAAACGTGACGACGCCAAGGCCCCATACAATGGTAAGGGCCAGGTGTTCCGTATTCCCGTATCCGGCGGCGAAGCCGTGCCCATGACCCGGGAAGCCGAAGGCGTGTCCGCCTTTGAGCTGGCTCCCAACGGTGGCAGCCTGTATTTTCTCACACACAAAGACACCAAGGACAAAGACCGCTGGGCCGGCATGCGCTCAAGCCATGGTGCGCCACAGTATGGTCACGGCAAGCGCGACACCAATCCGCTGTACAAGTTGGATCTGGTGAACTTCCGTCAGGAGCTCCTGCTGGACGATGACAAGGTGGTATGGGATTTCAGTGTCAGCCCCGATGGCAACCAAATAGCCCGCATCACTACCGACGACAATGAGCTCGTCTATCTCGAAGGCTGGTCGCAGGTCGAAGTGTTCGATACTGCCAAGAAGCAAAACCGGGTACTGGAAGACGGCGCCTGGCGTGAGAAGGCGGCATCGCCCTATGGCTGGCTCGAAGGACTGGCCTGGCATGGCGACAGCAAACGCCTGGCGTTTCGTATCGATTTTGACGGCCACCCCGGCCGCTTGTTTGTGGTCGATACCCTTGGCAAGGGCCAAATGGAGCTGAGCCGCAGCGGCAAGGTCACCCTCAATGGGGCCGATATCCAGTGGCGTCCGGGCAGCGATGAGATCTGTTACCGGGTAGCCGATGCCGCCAGAGTCAAATTGCAGTGTACCGAAATCGATGGCTTGCAGCAGGACGATACCCGTACCCTGATTGAGGGGGATACTGTGATTGGCAGCTACAGCTTTAACAGCCGTGGCAGCCAGGTGGCATTCAGTCACAATGGGTTGGATCATTTCACCGATCTGTTCGTGGCCGACGCCAACAGCAAGCGGGCCACGGCAAACCGCCTGACCGACATCAATCCACAGAGCGCCAACTGGCAGCTGCCGCAGATCAGCATCTATAAATGGCAGGCACCGGATGGCAGCGAAGTCGAAGGCATATTGGAGCTGCCCTACGGCTGGGATAAGTCCAGGGGCAAGCTGCCTTTGGTGGTGCAAATTCACGGCGGCCCCACTGCCGCCACGCCTTACTCGCTGCAACACCGCAGCTACGGCCGCGCCAGCTTCCCGGCTCAGGGCTGGGCGCTCTTGTCTCCAAACTACCGTGGCTCCACCGGCTACGGCGATAAATTCCTCACCGAGCTGGTTGGCCGTGAGCACGATATCGAAGTCAAAGACATACTCTCGGGCGTTGATAAGCTGATTGCCGATGGCATTGTCGATGGCGACAAGCTGGCGGTGATGGGCTGGTCCAATGGTGGCTACCTCACCAATGCGCTCATCAGCACCACCGACCGCTTCAAGGCGGCAAGCTCGGGCGCCGGGGTGTTCGACCAGCGTCTGCAGTGGATGCTGGAAGACACCCCGGGTCATGTGGTCAACTTTATGGAAGGCCTGCCCTGGGAAAAGCCCGATGCCTACACCCATGGCTCGTCACTGACCCACGCCAACAAAATCAAGACGCCGACCCTTATCCACATAGGTGAGAAGGATGCGCGGGTGCCGCTGGGCCATGCCCAGGGTCTGTACCGGGCACTGCACAACTATCTGGGCGTGCCGGTGGAACTGGTGGTCTATCCCGGCGAGGGCCATGGCCTGTCGAAGTATCAGCACCGCAAGGCCAAGATGGAGTGGGATCTTAAGTGGTTTAACTATTATGTGCTCGGCATAGAGCCCTGA
- a CDS encoding YkvA family protein encodes MNDTQYSDTGFWQKVKDFARQAGREVIEKALWLYYAAQRPETPTWAKTIIYGALGYFITPVDAIPDLTPLMGFSDDLGALAAALTMVAVYIDDGTRARAAEKLEAWFGADNKPSE; translated from the coding sequence GTGAACGACACCCAGTACAGCGACACAGGTTTTTGGCAAAAGGTGAAGGACTTTGCCAGGCAGGCGGGCCGAGAGGTGATAGAAAAGGCACTGTGGCTTTATTATGCCGCCCAGCGCCCCGAGACCCCCACCTGGGCCAAAACCATCATCTATGGCGCCCTGGGCTATTTTATTACTCCGGTGGACGCCATTCCGGATCTCACCCCTCTGATGGGTTTCTCCGATGATCTGGGGGCTCTGGCCGCAGCACTGACCATGGTGGCCGTCTATATTGACGATGGCACCCGCGCCAGAGCGGCCGAAAAGCTGGAGGCTTGGTTTGGTGCTGACAATAAACCAAGTGAATGA
- a CDS encoding YSC84-related protein has product MKSFKHLLLATLMLLGIGQAFAAEDDAKYQDALATFKQASETHKFFNNAYGYALFPTIGKGGIGIGAAYGKGRVYRQGAYVGDSSMTQVSIGFQLGGQAYSEIIFFKDEKAFRDFTSGSFEFSGQASAVAINVGANAQAGTTGNSAGAGQAGGAQNATAAYINGMTVFTAAKGGLMFEAALAGQSFTFEGK; this is encoded by the coding sequence ATGAAATCATTCAAGCATTTGCTGCTTGCTACTCTGATGCTGCTCGGTATCGGACAAGCCTTCGCCGCCGAGGATGACGCCAAATATCAGGATGCACTGGCCACCTTTAAGCAAGCCAGCGAAACCCACAAGTTTTTCAATAATGCCTACGGCTATGCCCTGTTCCCCACCATAGGCAAGGGTGGCATTGGCATAGGCGCCGCCTACGGCAAAGGCCGGGTCTATCGTCAGGGCGCCTATGTGGGCGACTCCAGCATGACCCAGGTTTCCATTGGCTTCCAGCTGGGTGGCCAGGCCTACAGCGAAATCATTTTCTTTAAAGACGAAAAGGCCTTTCGCGACTTTACCAGCGGCAGCTTTGAGTTCAGCGGTCAGGCGTCCGCCGTGGCCATTAACGTGGGCGCCAATGCCCAGGCAGGCACCACAGGTAACTCGGCCGGTGCAGGGCAGGCAGGCGGCGCACAGAATGCCACTGCGGCCTATATCAATGGCATGACTGTGTTTACCGCAGCCAAGGGCGGACTGATGTTTGAGGCCGCGCTGGCAGGGCAGTCGTTCACCTTCGAAGGCAAGTAG